One Armatimonadota bacterium genomic window carries:
- a CDS encoding AccI family restriction endonuclease has translation MPRQGPFDVALSVPAEDIEVELRGLTVVPWSGFLLNPRRLRGSDFLMRWSQGRWSEDRIIEATSATSEFFALPYGPSSTAPNDDVREFELYFERLERAGLGRLKRPDLLVFRETDRDDVADAVDAIGGISELPFTSEDNPRIREVLGRAILAVECENSLWVVKRMPDYGSALTPQRRLGGKPGLKKAAVLPTIILKEEDRHPLREWQAGANIPMHIWHIFFDMAYGISLNRAEDLIGAGAIEPTAQTFQAPGGATTKKVIYKIYYQHAYLLGESEQEPKPVADYIMDRNGHILPYVRFSGGKLTLRGEALEVLRAAAAGSPRGRDG, from the coding sequence ATGCCGCGACAAGGCCCGTTTGACGTCGCCCTGAGCGTCCCGGCAGAAGATATCGAGGTCGAGCTGCGCGGTCTCACCGTGGTTCCCTGGTCGGGGTTCCTCCTCAACCCACGGCGGCTGCGCGGGAGCGACTTCCTCATGCGCTGGTCTCAGGGACGGTGGAGCGAGGACCGCATCATAGAGGCCACGAGCGCCACTTCTGAGTTCTTCGCCCTACCCTACGGCCCGAGCAGCACAGCTCCGAACGACGACGTTCGCGAGTTCGAACTGTACTTCGAACGGCTGGAAAGGGCCGGTCTTGGAAGACTCAAGCGTCCGGACTTGCTCGTCTTCAGGGAAACGGACCGTGATGACGTCGCCGATGCAGTGGATGCCATCGGCGGTATTTCCGAACTGCCCTTCACGTCCGAAGACAACCCGCGAATCAGGGAGGTGCTCGGCCGCGCGATTCTGGCGGTCGAGTGCGAGAACAGCCTCTGGGTCGTGAAGAGAATGCCCGACTACGGTTCGGCGTTGACACCACAGCGCCGCCTAGGAGGAAAACCGGGGCTCAAGAAGGCAGCCGTTCTTCCGACCATCATACTCAAGGAAGAGGACCGTCATCCGCTGCGCGAGTGGCAGGCGGGGGCGAACATCCCCATGCATATCTGGCACATCTTCTTCGACATGGCATACGGAATCTCGCTCAACAGGGCCGAAGATCTCATCGGGGCTGGAGCCATCGAGCCTACAGCGCAGACCTTCCAGGCACCGGGCGGCGCGACCACCAAGAAGGTGATCTATAAGATCTACTACCAGCACGCGTACCTGCTGGGGGAGTCTGAACAGGAGCCCAAACCTGTGGCAGACTACATCATGGACAGGAACGGTCACATCCTGCCCTACGTGAGATTCTCGGGCGGGAAGCTGACCTTGCGCGGGGAGGCGCTGGAGGTTCTTCGTGCGGCGGCAGCGGGATCACCGCGGGGGCGCGATGGCTAG
- a CDS encoding SAM-dependent methyltransferase: MASHQKLPPSGPAREALREKGQFWTPDWVAEAMVAYVLGHGAQSLFDPAVGAGAFFRAGVTVAAEMGRRIRLLGTEVDPGALLQAEQAGLHQKNLADVQIRDFLLDPPPGPFPAIAANPPYIRHHRLSPEVKAKAKAFAERLIGTPIDGRAGLHVYFLLRALELLQHGGRLAFIMPADTCEGVFAPALLGWISRHYRLDAVVTFDPAATPFPGVDTNPVVFLISREPPQPSLAWARCLVGHAASLKRWALSGLPCVSSPDLEVVSRDLAEALSTGLTRAPQHAGHSGLALADVATVLRGIATGANQFFFLTARQAAELGIPGEFLRPAIGRTRDVPGDTVADDLIRELEAKGRPTRLLCLDGRPVGAFPKEVQSYIEQGVRMGLPERPLIAGRRPWYKMETRRAPPILFAYLGRRNARFVLNKAGVVPLTGFLCVYPREGTAESLQRLWRALTHPTTLRNLSLVGKSYGSGAIKVEPRALERLPFSPEAVAEAGLQPLLLSLGV; the protein is encoded by the coding sequence ATGGCTAGTCACCAGAAGCTCCCACCGTCCGGTCCGGCACGGGAGGCACTTCGTGAGAAGGGCCAGTTCTGGACGCCCGACTGGGTCGCCGAGGCAATGGTAGCCTACGTGCTGGGGCATGGAGCACAGTCGCTCTTCGACCCCGCCGTGGGGGCAGGGGCGTTCTTCAGGGCCGGCGTTACGGTTGCCGCAGAGATGGGCCGGAGGATACGGCTCCTCGGCACGGAGGTCGACCCGGGCGCCCTCCTGCAGGCCGAACAAGCGGGGCTGCACCAGAAGAACCTGGCTGACGTTCAGATTCGAGATTTCCTCCTGGATCCGCCTCCCGGCCCCTTCCCGGCGATAGCCGCCAACCCTCCCTACATTCGGCATCACCGACTGTCGCCCGAGGTCAAAGCAAAGGCCAAGGCGTTTGCCGAGAGGCTCATCGGAACGCCGATCGATGGACGCGCCGGGCTCCACGTCTACTTCCTCCTGCGTGCCCTGGAGCTCTTACAGCATGGCGGGAGGCTGGCGTTCATCATGCCTGCGGATACGTGCGAGGGGGTATTCGCGCCAGCGCTTTTGGGATGGATCTCCAGGCACTACCGTCTTGACGCGGTCGTGACATTCGATCCCGCCGCTACACCCTTCCCCGGCGTCGACACGAACCCGGTGGTCTTCTTGATCTCAAGGGAACCCCCCCAGCCGTCCCTCGCGTGGGCGCGTTGCCTGGTGGGGCATGCGGCATCACTGAAACGCTGGGCTCTCTCCGGGCTTCCGTGTGTCTCTTCTCCTGACCTTGAAGTTGTGTCACGCGATCTCGCGGAGGCGCTATCTACCGGGCTGACAAGGGCTCCCCAGCACGCCGGCCACAGCGGGCTGGCTTTGGCCGACGTTGCGACCGTACTCCGGGGAATCGCCACCGGTGCAAACCAGTTCTTCTTCCTGACCGCCAGGCAGGCTGCGGAACTGGGAATACCCGGGGAGTTCCTGAGGCCGGCGATCGGGAGGACGCGAGACGTGCCGGGGGATACCGTCGCCGATGACCTCATCCGGGAACTGGAGGCGAAAGGCCGACCCACCCGGCTTCTGTGCCTCGATGGGCGGCCGGTTGGGGCGTTCCCGAAGGAAGTGCAGTCCTACATAGAGCAAGGCGTGCGCATGGGGTTGCCCGAGCGACCGCTCATTGCGGGACGGAGACCATGGTACAAGATGGAAACTAGAAGGGCCCCTCCCATCCTCTTCGCGTACCTCGGCAGGCGCAATGCGCGGTTTGTATTGAACAAGGCGGGTGTCGTTCCGCTCACGGGTTTTCTCTGCGTGTATCCTCGGGAGGGAACAGCTGAATCCCTGCAGCGGCTCTGGCGGGCGCTGACGCACCCGACTACGCTGAGGAATCTCTCCCTGGTCGGGAAGTCCTATGGCTCCGGCGCAATCAAGGTGGAACCGAGGGCGCTGGAACGGCTTCCCTTCAGCCCCGAAGCCGTGGCCGAGGCGGGACTCCAGCCGCTTCTGCTCTCGCTGGGTGTGTAG
- a CDS encoding ATP-binding protein, with product MIDRLLQSNPWWSLPGAIREDPVLLRRARARLRWTPRLVEDLDLTLPAVYTIRGPRQVGKTTAVKLMIERSLDGSQDGVLYHSFDLETEPQAIIDVVQSARRFRPRIRRWRLFLDEVSGIRGWQKAVKWLRDNTPAAGDTLVLTGSSSLDIEAGSERLPGRRGPGTGHDRILLPLSFSDFAGLHGIEAPTVLRAANFLSGKSHEVLLDARLRLPALQALFERYLRVGGFPAAVEWEAAGGGLQDETIEMLWDMISAEVGRQGREPARAFRMLEQVVRSLGSRTNWTALGQVMDASRAAAEDYATLLARTFTIVIVYRYLLDRGGPNPSAEKKIYCVDPAFAYLPGRVRRVGLIPDVPGLVENAVMMALFRTEERPLAEQFALPQALFYWRSASGGEVDALAGGGAIKRRVPVEVKYQRSIDRRTLAPMRRAFGKGIVVTRDHLDLDDPEMPFVPAAIFLWLLGGETVTSGV from the coding sequence ATGATTGATCGCCTGCTCCAGAGCAACCCTTGGTGGTCCTTGCCGGGCGCGATCCGCGAAGATCCCGTCCTCCTGCGGCGTGCACGCGCCAGGCTCCGGTGGACGCCCAGGCTGGTCGAGGACCTGGACCTCACACTGCCCGCGGTCTACACGATCCGGGGTCCCCGGCAGGTCGGTAAGACCACAGCCGTCAAGCTCATGATAGAGCGCTCCCTGGACGGATCCCAGGACGGTGTTCTCTACCATTCGTTCGATCTCGAGACAGAGCCACAGGCCATAATCGATGTCGTTCAATCCGCCCGCAGGTTTCGGCCCCGGATCAGGCGCTGGCGCCTCTTCCTGGATGAGGTCTCCGGCATCCGCGGATGGCAAAAAGCGGTGAAGTGGCTGCGGGACAATACCCCTGCCGCGGGAGACACCTTGGTCCTCACGGGATCGTCCTCGCTGGACATAGAGGCCGGGAGCGAGCGGCTGCCCGGAAGGCGCGGCCCCGGGACGGGGCACGACCGAATCCTGCTCCCCCTCTCCTTCAGCGACTTCGCCGGCCTGCACGGGATCGAGGCTCCGACCGTGCTGCGTGCCGCGAACTTCCTCAGCGGCAAGAGCCACGAGGTCCTGCTGGATGCCCGGCTGCGCCTCCCGGCGCTTCAGGCGCTATTCGAACGGTACCTCCGGGTCGGGGGATTCCCGGCCGCCGTGGAATGGGAGGCGGCAGGCGGCGGCCTGCAGGATGAGACCATTGAGATGTTATGGGACATGATCTCGGCCGAGGTCGGTCGGCAGGGGCGCGAGCCCGCGCGGGCGTTCCGGATGCTGGAGCAGGTCGTGCGCAGTTTGGGAAGCCGCACGAACTGGACCGCCCTGGGGCAGGTTATGGACGCCAGCCGCGCCGCGGCCGAAGACTATGCCACCCTGCTCGCCCGGACGTTCACCATCGTGATCGTCTACAGATACCTACTAGATCGCGGCGGGCCGAATCCCAGCGCGGAGAAGAAGATATACTGCGTTGACCCGGCTTTCGCCTACCTGCCGGGACGCGTACGGCGCGTCGGGCTGATCCCGGATGTACCGGGCCTCGTGGAGAACGCGGTCATGATGGCGCTGTTTCGGACCGAGGAGCGCCCTCTCGCCGAGCAGTTCGCACTGCCCCAGGCCCTCTTCTACTGGCGCTCGGCGTCCGGTGGGGAGGTTGACGCCCTGGCCGGTGGGGGCGCCATCAAGCGCCGTGTCCCTGTAGAGGTGAAGTACCAACGGAGCATCGACCGCCGCACGCTCGCCCCGATGCGGCGGGCCTTCGGCAAGGGGATCGTGGTCACCCGGGACCATCTGGATCTCGACGATCCGGAGATGCCCTTCGTGCCAGCGGCGATCTTCCTGTGGCTGCTGGGCGGGGAGACGGTGACATCTGGGGTCTAG